A window from Gasterosteus aculeatus chromosome 14, fGasAcu3.hap1.1, whole genome shotgun sequence encodes these proteins:
- the slc20a1b gene encoding sodium-dependent phosphate transporter 1-B isoform X2 has protein sequence MVSTTATAIILASTVGLVTHTALTEYTWLLVVGFVIAFILAFSVGANDVANSFGTAVGSGVVTLRQACILATVFETLGSVLLGAKVSETIRNGIIDVGMYNGSEHVLMAGSISAMFGSAVWQLAASFLKLPISGTHCIVGATIGFSLVARGQQGVKWWELLRIVISWFLSPLLSGIMSGIVFYFVRMFILRKKDPVPNGLRALPAFYALTLGINVFSIIFGGSSMLGFDKIPWWGTLLISLGFAVLTALVVWFIVCPRLKKKIEKDIKASSPSESPLMEKRELREAQCPILKQTVSETSTPTTPAANQSPSVQPEAAPEERRVAFGIGDGDDVENNRERRVAFDIGDSDDADDSAPKQVQSNNQQVQLSNGSTESANQVQFNNRPAQIPSNGYSQYHTVHKDSGLYKDLLHKLHLAKVGDCMGEGGDRGDRPIRRNNSYTSYTMAIIGMRGDFKHKEGEYRAYEEADKVTGSGGQERKRVRMDSYTSYCNAVAEHTTPDALGEPDVTLEMAQEGAGSSHSSLDNNGHDADRPEVSTLFQFLQILTACFGSFAHGGNDVSNAIGPLVALWLVYTTSSVYSKEPTPIWLLLYGGVGICAGLWVWGRRVIQTMGKDLTPITPSSGFSIELASALTVVVASNIGLPVSTTHCKVGSVVAVGWLRSKKAVDWRLFRNIFMAWFVTVPISGLISAAIMAFMAIFITGIL, from the exons ATGGTTTCAACTACTGCCACCGCGATAATACTGGCCAGCACGGTGGGGCTGGTGACCCACACCGCCCTGACGGAGTACACGTGGTTGCTTGTTGTCGGCTTCGTCATCGCCTTCATCTTAGCCTTTTCCGTGGGTGCCAATGACGTCGCCAACTCCTTTGGCACGGCCGTCGGCTCTGGAGTGGTCACCCTGCGACAGGCGTGCATTCTGGCCACCGTGTTCGAGACTCTGGGCTCCGTGCTCCTCGGGGCCAAAGTGAGTGAGACCATCCGCAATGGTATCATCGACGTCGGCATGTACAATGGCTCCGAGCACGTGTTGATGGCTGGATCTATCAGTGCCATGTTTG GTTCTGCTGTGTGGCAGCTGGCCGCCTCTTTCCTTAAGCTCCCCATCTCTGGAACTCACTGCATTGTTGGTGCTACTATTGGCTTCTCGCTCGTGGCCAGAGGCCAGCAGGGAGTGAAGTGGTGGGAACTACTGCGAATCG TTATTTCCTGGTTCCTGAGTCCCCTTTTGTCAGGAATAATGTCTGGCATTGTTTTCTACTTTGTGCGCATGTTCATCTTACGCAAG AAAGACCCTGTACCGAATGGCCTGAGGGCGCTGCCGGCGTTCTACGCTTTGACTTTAGGAATCAACGTGTTCTCCATCATCTTCGGTGGCTCATCGA TGCTTGGATTCGACAAGATCCCTTGGTGGGGCACCCTGCTCATCTCATTGGGCTTCGCTGTGCTGACGGCCCTCGTGGTCTGGTTCATTGTCTGCCCTCGCCTCAAGAAAAAGATTGAAA AAGACATCAAGGCTTCCAGCCCGTCAGAGAGCCCCCTGATGGAGAAGAGGGAGCTGAGGGAGGCCCAATGTCCAATCCTGAAACAGACGGTCAGTGAGACGTCCACGCCCACCACCCCGGCCGCCAATCAAAGCCCCAGTGTGCAGCCCGAGGCGGCCCCGGAGGAGCGCAGGGTGGCCTTCGGCATTGGAGATGGTGACGATGTTGAGAATAACAGGGAGCGCAGGGTGGCGTTTGACATTGGAGATTCCGACGATGCGGACGACAGCG CCCCTAAGCAGGTTCAGTCAAACAACCAGCAAGTCCAACTCAGCAATGGCTCCACCGAGTCTGCCAATCAGGTCCAGTTCAACAACAGGCCGGCGCAGATTCCAAGTAACGGCTACAGCCAGTACCACACAGTCCACAAGGACTCCGGCCTCTACAAGGACCTGCTGCATAAGCTCCACCTGGCCAAGGTCGGCGACTGCATGGGAGAGGGGGGCGACCGGGGCGACCGGCCTATCCGACGCAACAACAGCTACACCTCCTACACCATGGCCATCATCGGCATGCGCGGAGACTTCAAGCACAAAGAAGGGGAGTACCGCGCGTACGAGGAAGCCGACAAGGTCACGGGATCCGGGGGTCAGGAGAGGAAGCGCGTGCGCATGGACAGTTACACGAGCTACTGCAACGCCGTGGCAGAGCACACGACTCCCGACGCTCTGGGAGAGCCCGACGTGACCCTGGAAATGGCGCAGGAGGGCGCAGGAAGCAGCCACAGCTCTCTGGACAACAACGGGCACGATGCGGACCGGCCGGAAGTGTCCACCCTCTTCCAGTTCCTCCAAATCCTCACGGCCTGCTTCGGATCCTTCGCCCATGGAGGAAATGATGTCAG TAACGCCATTGGCCCGCTGGTAGCTCTGTGGCTGGTGTACACGACCAGCAGTGTGTACTCAAAGGAACCCACACCCATTTGGCTGCTGCTGTACGGTGGCGTGGGCATCTGCGCCGGGCTCTGGGTTTGGGGTCGCCGAGTGATCCAGACTATGGGCAAGGACCTGACTCCCATCACTCCCTCAAG TGGTTTCAGCATCGAACTGGCCTCAGCCTTAACTGTGGTGGTAGCCTCTAACATTGGCCTGCCCGTCTCCACCACCCACTGCAAG GTGGGCTCTGTGGTCGCAGTGGGATGGTTGCGCTCAAAGAAAGCGGTAGACTGGCGTCTCTTCAGAAACATCTTCATGGCGTGGTTCGTGACGGTGCCCATCTCCGGTTTGATTAGCGCCGCCATCATGGCCTTCATGGCCATCTTCATCACTGGCATCCTTTGA
- the LOC120832296 gene encoding uncharacterized protein LOC120832296 isoform X4, whose protein sequence is MRFLVPLCVFLAVAAFHSALSASLESADKEEAQHDGITELKKIDQMEFEAAQKVEAAQMNVTEEQNEETRYLEAAQDGSVEEQIDAEDDNPEGGGNSDASAHEESQSESSEEAGGESVTLTFPDAQEAAEPETVSSSDVLE, encoded by the exons ATGAGATTCCTGGTGCCGCTGTGCGTTTTCCTCGCGGTGGCAGCGTTTCACTCCG CTCTCTCAGCCTCTCTGGaatctgcagacaaagaggaagctCAGCATG ATGGGATAACCGAGCTGAAGAAAATAG ATCAGATGGAGTTTGAGGCCGCTCAAAAGGTCGAGGCCGCTCAGATGAACG TGACAGAGGAGCAGAATGAGGAAACCCGCTACCTTG AAGCCGCTCAGGATGGATCCG TGGAGGAACAGATCGACGCTGAGGACGACAACCCGG agggGGGTGGTAACTCTGACGCAAGCGCTCACGAAG aATCCCAGTCGGAGTCCTCCGAGGAAGCAGGCGGTGAGTCGGTGACGCTCACTTTTCCAGATGCCCAGGAGGCCGCAGAGCCGGAGACTGTGAGCAGTTCGG ATGTGCTGGAGTGA
- the slc20a1b gene encoding sodium-dependent phosphate transporter 1-B isoform X3 produces the protein MALQARCLTRYCVLVCSETSAAHAQRRALAEPLSPHSRVHSVQLCEVPLHVHDDLYLGTSHGKGGRFRHHNKLSNHRQCSGRPQWSRAHRAMHVLGFDKIPWWGTLLISLGFAVLTALVVWFIVCPRLKKKIEKDIKASSPSESPLMEKRELREAQCPILKQTVSETSTPTTPAANQSPSVQPEAAPEERRVAFGIGDGDDVENNRERRVAFDIGDSDDADDSGTNGAPKQVQSNNQQVQLSNGSTESANQVQFNNRPAQIPSNGYSQYHTVHKDSGLYKDLLHKLHLAKVGDCMGEGGDRGDRPIRRNNSYTSYTMAIIGMRGDFKHKEGEYRAYEEADKVTGSGGQERKRVRMDSYTSYCNAVAEHTTPDALGEPDVTLEMAQEGAGSSHSSLDNNGHDADRPEVSTLFQFLQILTACFGSFAHGGNDVSNAIGPLVALWLVYTTSSVYSKEPTPIWLLLYGGVGICAGLWVWGRRVIQTMGKDLTPITPSSGFSIELASALTVVVASNIGLPVSTTHCKVGSVVAVGWLRSKKAVDWRLFRNIFMAWFVTVPISGLISAAIMAFMAIFITGIL, from the exons ATGGCACTACAGGCCAGATGTTTGACCAGATATTGCGTGCTGGTGTGTTCAGAAACATCAGCAGCACACGCTCAGAGGAGAGCACTTGCAGAGCCCCTTAGCCCCCATAGTCGAGTGCATTCTGTACAGTTGTGTGAAGTCCCTCTCCATGTACATGATGACCTGTACTTGGGTACCTCACATGGAAAAGGTGGGCGATTCAGACACCATAACAAACTGTCTAATCACCGTCAATGCTCCGGGAGACCACAATGGAGCCGGGCTCATCGGGCCATGCATG TGCTTGGATTCGACAAGATCCCTTGGTGGGGCACCCTGCTCATCTCATTGGGCTTCGCTGTGCTGACGGCCCTCGTGGTCTGGTTCATTGTCTGCCCTCGCCTCAAGAAAAAGATTGAAA AAGACATCAAGGCTTCCAGCCCGTCAGAGAGCCCCCTGATGGAGAAGAGGGAGCTGAGGGAGGCCCAATGTCCAATCCTGAAACAGACGGTCAGTGAGACGTCCACGCCCACCACCCCGGCCGCCAATCAAAGCCCCAGTGTGCAGCCCGAGGCGGCCCCGGAGGAGCGCAGGGTGGCCTTCGGCATTGGAGATGGTGACGATGTTGAGAATAACAGGGAGCGCAGGGTGGCGTTTGACATTGGAGATTCCGACGATGCGGACGACAGCGGTACGAATGGTG CCCCTAAGCAGGTTCAGTCAAACAACCAGCAAGTCCAACTCAGCAATGGCTCCACCGAGTCTGCCAATCAGGTCCAGTTCAACAACAGGCCGGCGCAGATTCCAAGTAACGGCTACAGCCAGTACCACACAGTCCACAAGGACTCCGGCCTCTACAAGGACCTGCTGCATAAGCTCCACCTGGCCAAGGTCGGCGACTGCATGGGAGAGGGGGGCGACCGGGGCGACCGGCCTATCCGACGCAACAACAGCTACACCTCCTACACCATGGCCATCATCGGCATGCGCGGAGACTTCAAGCACAAAGAAGGGGAGTACCGCGCGTACGAGGAAGCCGACAAGGTCACGGGATCCGGGGGTCAGGAGAGGAAGCGCGTGCGCATGGACAGTTACACGAGCTACTGCAACGCCGTGGCAGAGCACACGACTCCCGACGCTCTGGGAGAGCCCGACGTGACCCTGGAAATGGCGCAGGAGGGCGCAGGAAGCAGCCACAGCTCTCTGGACAACAACGGGCACGATGCGGACCGGCCGGAAGTGTCCACCCTCTTCCAGTTCCTCCAAATCCTCACGGCCTGCTTCGGATCCTTCGCCCATGGAGGAAATGATGTCAG TAACGCCATTGGCCCGCTGGTAGCTCTGTGGCTGGTGTACACGACCAGCAGTGTGTACTCAAAGGAACCCACACCCATTTGGCTGCTGCTGTACGGTGGCGTGGGCATCTGCGCCGGGCTCTGGGTTTGGGGTCGCCGAGTGATCCAGACTATGGGCAAGGACCTGACTCCCATCACTCCCTCAAG TGGTTTCAGCATCGAACTGGCCTCAGCCTTAACTGTGGTGGTAGCCTCTAACATTGGCCTGCCCGTCTCCACCACCCACTGCAAG GTGGGCTCTGTGGTCGCAGTGGGATGGTTGCGCTCAAAGAAAGCGGTAGACTGGCGTCTCTTCAGAAACATCTTCATGGCGTGGTTCGTGACGGTGCCCATCTCCGGTTTGATTAGCGCCGCCATCATGGCCTTCATGGCCATCTTCATCACTGGCATCCTTTGA
- the LOC120832296 gene encoding uncharacterized protein LOC120832296 isoform X3, with translation MRFLVPLCVFLAVAAFHSALSASLESADKEEAQHDGITELKKIDQMEFEAAQKVEAAQMNVTEEQNEETRYLEAAQDGSVEEQIDAEDDNPAEGGGNSDASAHEESQSESSEEAGGESVTLTFPDAQEAAEPETVSSSDVLE, from the exons ATGAGATTCCTGGTGCCGCTGTGCGTTTTCCTCGCGGTGGCAGCGTTTCACTCCG CTCTCTCAGCCTCTCTGGaatctgcagacaaagaggaagctCAGCATG ATGGGATAACCGAGCTGAAGAAAATAG ATCAGATGGAGTTTGAGGCCGCTCAAAAGGTCGAGGCCGCTCAGATGAACG TGACAGAGGAGCAGAATGAGGAAACCCGCTACCTTG AAGCCGCTCAGGATGGATCCG TGGAGGAACAGATCGACGCTGAGGACGACAACCCGG cagagggGGGTGGTAACTCTGACGCAAGCGCTCACGAAG aATCCCAGTCGGAGTCCTCCGAGGAAGCAGGCGGTGAGTCGGTGACGCTCACTTTTCCAGATGCCCAGGAGGCCGCAGAGCCGGAGACTGTGAGCAGTTCGG ATGTGCTGGAGTGA
- the stard7 gene encoding stAR-related lipid transfer protein 7, mitochondrial, with protein sequence MFHSVPRRPICEIGVKTAKLQSSRSLRRAVEEGRETVGRVPLLGRGAGLLLSWLQRAGTGAGEAAGSVRKRKGLLSIFADHCGFVTGQRLRRACQVGELYSNLYSERTRSALVGNIWRRFQSKHPPAGRLVAALAGIFLWENEKIQDEEMQRCGLELQAMEAIKSLNTTSGTKAGQLEPGWEVVVEKKGFKVWKRPIPDSHLYEYRVLGSYNDVTPRQFFNVQLDTEYRKKWDALVIKLEVVDRDGCTGSEVVHWATHFPYPLYSRDYVYVRRYDVDEDNNLMVLVSRAVQHPRVPETQDFVRVHSYQSKMVIRPHKSFDENGFDYLLTYSDDPQTVFPRYCVNWMVSSGMPDFLEKLHTAALKAKNLEVGIRDYVAVIKSKDGNRQPNQERLSGEKPHAGGPGQIYA encoded by the exons ATGTTTCACTCCGTGCCCCGTCGTCCCATTTGCGAGATAGGTGTCAAAACCGCGAAGCTCCAGAGCAGCAGGTCGTTGCGGCGGGCCGTCGAGGAGGGCCGAGAAACGGTCGGGCGGGTGCCGTTGCTGGGCAGAGGCGCGGGCCTGCTGCTCTCCTGGCTCCAGAGGGCAGGTACGGGTGCCGGTGAGGCCGCGGGATCCGTCCGAAAGAGGAAGGGTTTGCTCTCCATATTCGCGGACCACTGCGGCTTCGTGACCGGGCAGAGGCTGAGGCGCGCCTGCCAGGTGGGAGAGCTCTACTCCAACCTGTACTCCGAGAGGACCAGGTCGGCTCTGGTCGGTAACATATGGCGGAGGTTTCAGAGCAAGCACCCCCCTGCTGGGAGACTCGTCGCAGCCTTGGCTGGCATCTTCCTGTGGGAGAATGAAAAGATTCAAGACGAGGAAATGCAAAG GTGTGGACTTGAGCTACAGGCGATGGAGGCTATAAAGAGTCTAAACACAACTTCAGGCACAAAGGCAGGACAGCTTGAACCTGGCTGGGAAGTTGTGGTGGAGAAAAAAGGCTTCAAGGTGTGGAAGCGCCCGATACCCGACAGTCACCTCTACGAATACAGAG tgttgGGCTCCTACAATGATGTCACCCCAAGGCAGTTCTTCAATGTACAG TTGGATACGGAGTACAGAAAGAAGTGGGATGCCTTGGTGATCAAGCTTGAAGTGGTGGACAGAGATGGCTGCACAGGTTCTGAAGTTGTCCACTGGGCGACACACTTTCCT TATCCCCTGTACTCGAGGGACTACGTATATGTGCGTCGCTATGATGTGGACGAAGACAACAACCTGATGGTCCTGGTATCCAG AGCTGTGCAGCATCCCAGAGTCCCAGAGACTCAAGACTTTGTGAGAGTCCATTCATACCAGTCAAAGATGGTCATCCGCCCGCACAAGTCCTTTGATGAG AATGGATTTGATTACCTGCTGACCTACAGTGACGATCCTCAGACCGTTTTTCCTCGTTACTGTGTGAACTGGATGGTGTCAAGTG GTATGCCTGACTTTCTGGAGAAGCTCCACACTGCTGCCTTGAAGGCCAAGAACCTGGAAGTGGGGATCCGCGACTACGTAGCCGTCATTAAATCCAAAGACGGCAACCGCCAGCCGAACCAGGAGCGCCTCAGTGGGGAAAAGCCACATGCGGGCGGTCCGGGACAGATCTACGCTTGA
- the LOC120832296 gene encoding uncharacterized protein LOC120832296 isoform X2: MRFLVPLCVFLAVAAFHSALSASLESADKEEAQHDGITELKKIDQMEFEAAQKVEAAQMNVTEEQNEETRYLEAAQDGSVEEQIDAEDDNPEGGGNSDASAHEGERCSRFMHQAVDGDRRQFGKESQSESSEEAGGESVTLTFPDAQEAAEPETVSSSDVLE, translated from the exons ATGAGATTCCTGGTGCCGCTGTGCGTTTTCCTCGCGGTGGCAGCGTTTCACTCCG CTCTCTCAGCCTCTCTGGaatctgcagacaaagaggaagctCAGCATG ATGGGATAACCGAGCTGAAGAAAATAG ATCAGATGGAGTTTGAGGCCGCTCAAAAGGTCGAGGCCGCTCAGATGAACG TGACAGAGGAGCAGAATGAGGAAACCCGCTACCTTG AAGCCGCTCAGGATGGATCCG TGGAGGAACAGATCGACGCTGAGGACGACAACCCGG agggGGGTGGTAACTCTGACGCAAGCGCTCACGAAGGTGAGAGGTGTTCACGGTTCATGCATCAGGCTGTAGATGGCGATAGAAGGCAGTTTGGAAAAG aATCCCAGTCGGAGTCCTCCGAGGAAGCAGGCGGTGAGTCGGTGACGCTCACTTTTCCAGATGCCCAGGAGGCCGCAGAGCCGGAGACTGTGAGCAGTTCGG ATGTGCTGGAGTGA
- the LOC120832296 gene encoding uncharacterized protein LOC120832296 isoform X1, which translates to MRFLVPLCVFLAVAAFHSALSASLESADKEEAQHDGITELKKIDQMEFEAAQKVEAAQMNVTEEQNEETRYLEAAQDGSVEEQIDAEDDNPAEGGGNSDASAHEGERCSRFMHQAVDGDRRQFGKESQSESSEEAGGESVTLTFPDAQEAAEPETVSSSDVLE; encoded by the exons ATGAGATTCCTGGTGCCGCTGTGCGTTTTCCTCGCGGTGGCAGCGTTTCACTCCG CTCTCTCAGCCTCTCTGGaatctgcagacaaagaggaagctCAGCATG ATGGGATAACCGAGCTGAAGAAAATAG ATCAGATGGAGTTTGAGGCCGCTCAAAAGGTCGAGGCCGCTCAGATGAACG TGACAGAGGAGCAGAATGAGGAAACCCGCTACCTTG AAGCCGCTCAGGATGGATCCG TGGAGGAACAGATCGACGCTGAGGACGACAACCCGG cagagggGGGTGGTAACTCTGACGCAAGCGCTCACGAAGGTGAGAGGTGTTCACGGTTCATGCATCAGGCTGTAGATGGCGATAGAAGGCAGTTTGGAAAAG aATCCCAGTCGGAGTCCTCCGAGGAAGCAGGCGGTGAGTCGGTGACGCTCACTTTTCCAGATGCCCAGGAGGCCGCAGAGCCGGAGACTGTGAGCAGTTCGG ATGTGCTGGAGTGA
- the slc20a1b gene encoding sodium-dependent phosphate transporter 1-B isoform X1, whose amino-acid sequence MVSTTATAIILASTVGLVTHTALTEYTWLLVVGFVIAFILAFSVGANDVANSFGTAVGSGVVTLRQACILATVFETLGSVLLGAKVSETIRNGIIDVGMYNGSEHVLMAGSISAMFGSAVWQLAASFLKLPISGTHCIVGATIGFSLVARGQQGVKWWELLRIVISWFLSPLLSGIMSGIVFYFVRMFILRKKDPVPNGLRALPAFYALTLGINVFSIIFGGSSMLGFDKIPWWGTLLISLGFAVLTALVVWFIVCPRLKKKIEKDIKASSPSESPLMEKRELREAQCPILKQTVSETSTPTTPAANQSPSVQPEAAPEERRVAFGIGDGDDVENNRERRVAFDIGDSDDADDSGTNGAPKQVQSNNQQVQLSNGSTESANQVQFNNRPAQIPSNGYSQYHTVHKDSGLYKDLLHKLHLAKVGDCMGEGGDRGDRPIRRNNSYTSYTMAIIGMRGDFKHKEGEYRAYEEADKVTGSGGQERKRVRMDSYTSYCNAVAEHTTPDALGEPDVTLEMAQEGAGSSHSSLDNNGHDADRPEVSTLFQFLQILTACFGSFAHGGNDVSNAIGPLVALWLVYTTSSVYSKEPTPIWLLLYGGVGICAGLWVWGRRVIQTMGKDLTPITPSSGFSIELASALTVVVASNIGLPVSTTHCKVGSVVAVGWLRSKKAVDWRLFRNIFMAWFVTVPISGLISAAIMAFMAIFITGIL is encoded by the exons ATGGTTTCAACTACTGCCACCGCGATAATACTGGCCAGCACGGTGGGGCTGGTGACCCACACCGCCCTGACGGAGTACACGTGGTTGCTTGTTGTCGGCTTCGTCATCGCCTTCATCTTAGCCTTTTCCGTGGGTGCCAATGACGTCGCCAACTCCTTTGGCACGGCCGTCGGCTCTGGAGTGGTCACCCTGCGACAGGCGTGCATTCTGGCCACCGTGTTCGAGACTCTGGGCTCCGTGCTCCTCGGGGCCAAAGTGAGTGAGACCATCCGCAATGGTATCATCGACGTCGGCATGTACAATGGCTCCGAGCACGTGTTGATGGCTGGATCTATCAGTGCCATGTTTG GTTCTGCTGTGTGGCAGCTGGCCGCCTCTTTCCTTAAGCTCCCCATCTCTGGAACTCACTGCATTGTTGGTGCTACTATTGGCTTCTCGCTCGTGGCCAGAGGCCAGCAGGGAGTGAAGTGGTGGGAACTACTGCGAATCG TTATTTCCTGGTTCCTGAGTCCCCTTTTGTCAGGAATAATGTCTGGCATTGTTTTCTACTTTGTGCGCATGTTCATCTTACGCAAG AAAGACCCTGTACCGAATGGCCTGAGGGCGCTGCCGGCGTTCTACGCTTTGACTTTAGGAATCAACGTGTTCTCCATCATCTTCGGTGGCTCATCGA TGCTTGGATTCGACAAGATCCCTTGGTGGGGCACCCTGCTCATCTCATTGGGCTTCGCTGTGCTGACGGCCCTCGTGGTCTGGTTCATTGTCTGCCCTCGCCTCAAGAAAAAGATTGAAA AAGACATCAAGGCTTCCAGCCCGTCAGAGAGCCCCCTGATGGAGAAGAGGGAGCTGAGGGAGGCCCAATGTCCAATCCTGAAACAGACGGTCAGTGAGACGTCCACGCCCACCACCCCGGCCGCCAATCAAAGCCCCAGTGTGCAGCCCGAGGCGGCCCCGGAGGAGCGCAGGGTGGCCTTCGGCATTGGAGATGGTGACGATGTTGAGAATAACAGGGAGCGCAGGGTGGCGTTTGACATTGGAGATTCCGACGATGCGGACGACAGCGGTACGAATGGTG CCCCTAAGCAGGTTCAGTCAAACAACCAGCAAGTCCAACTCAGCAATGGCTCCACCGAGTCTGCCAATCAGGTCCAGTTCAACAACAGGCCGGCGCAGATTCCAAGTAACGGCTACAGCCAGTACCACACAGTCCACAAGGACTCCGGCCTCTACAAGGACCTGCTGCATAAGCTCCACCTGGCCAAGGTCGGCGACTGCATGGGAGAGGGGGGCGACCGGGGCGACCGGCCTATCCGACGCAACAACAGCTACACCTCCTACACCATGGCCATCATCGGCATGCGCGGAGACTTCAAGCACAAAGAAGGGGAGTACCGCGCGTACGAGGAAGCCGACAAGGTCACGGGATCCGGGGGTCAGGAGAGGAAGCGCGTGCGCATGGACAGTTACACGAGCTACTGCAACGCCGTGGCAGAGCACACGACTCCCGACGCTCTGGGAGAGCCCGACGTGACCCTGGAAATGGCGCAGGAGGGCGCAGGAAGCAGCCACAGCTCTCTGGACAACAACGGGCACGATGCGGACCGGCCGGAAGTGTCCACCCTCTTCCAGTTCCTCCAAATCCTCACGGCCTGCTTCGGATCCTTCGCCCATGGAGGAAATGATGTCAG TAACGCCATTGGCCCGCTGGTAGCTCTGTGGCTGGTGTACACGACCAGCAGTGTGTACTCAAAGGAACCCACACCCATTTGGCTGCTGCTGTACGGTGGCGTGGGCATCTGCGCCGGGCTCTGGGTTTGGGGTCGCCGAGTGATCCAGACTATGGGCAAGGACCTGACTCCCATCACTCCCTCAAG TGGTTTCAGCATCGAACTGGCCTCAGCCTTAACTGTGGTGGTAGCCTCTAACATTGGCCTGCCCGTCTCCACCACCCACTGCAAG GTGGGCTCTGTGGTCGCAGTGGGATGGTTGCGCTCAAAGAAAGCGGTAGACTGGCGTCTCTTCAGAAACATCTTCATGGCGTGGTTCGTGACGGTGCCCATCTCCGGTTTGATTAGCGCCGCCATCATGGCCTTCATGGCCATCTTCATCACTGGCATCCTTTGA
- the pcyox1 gene encoding prenylcysteine oxidase 1 — translation MNPRTLSLRALLLLGLWHTGRRCAAQELQDQPKKIAVVGAGIGGTSAAFYLRQEFGPGVKIDVFEPGAVGGRLATVKIGDYEYETGGAVIHPLNLHMKHFIEKLGIPPRKEVPSKMAIFDGKELTFEESDWFIVNFLRMLWRFGFSFLRMHMWVESVLDKFMRIYQYQQYGYSFSSVDKLLHAMGGDGFLTLLNQTLEEAMMGQGFSQVFLNNIVTPITRVNYGQSVRINGLVGAVSLAGADPGLWAVDGGNKRVCSGLLYHSKSELVPARVTSISFKDRPSKTGTTTSFYEVNYVGESGSAHSLYDIVVIATPLHRGKSDITFSGFSPPIPSHYPGRYHQTVSTLVHGLLNTSYLGSAKPASEFTASEILTTDSKDSVINSLSSLDPVHVPPGYKRPPASQSNVWKVFSPQPLSQEQLRSMFLSWDSVSETPWLAYPSYRPPQRNTPPFILHERLYYLNAVEWAASAMEMSAISARNVALLAHHRWHRQVGNVDQEDLHTRLRSEL, via the exons ATGAATCCACGCACGCTGTCACTCAGAGCGCTGCTGCTTCTGGGCCTTTGGCACACCGGGAGAAGATGTGCGGCCCAAGAGCTGCAAGATCAGCCCAAGAAGATCG CTGTGGTCGGCGCGGGCATTGGAGGCACATCTGCAGCGTTTTACCTGAGGCAGGAATTCGGACCCGGGGTGAAGATCGATGTGTTCGAACCAGGCGCCGTTGGCGGGCGACTCGCGACAGTGAAGATCGGAGATTACGAGTATGAGACGGGAGGCGCAGTGATCCACCCTCTGAACCTACACATGAAGCACTTCATTGAAAAACTAG gAATTCCTCCGAGGAAAGAGGTCCCCTCTAAAATGGCAATCTTTGATGGAAAGGAGCTGACCTTTGAAGAGAGCGACTGGTTCATAGTCAATTTCTTGCGAATGCTCTGGCGATTTGGCTTCAGCTTTCTCCGAATGCACATGTGGGTGGAGAGCGTTTTGGACAAATTCATGAG GATCTACCAGTACCAGCAGTACGGTTACTCCTTCTCCAGCGTGGATAAGCTCCTTCACGCCATGGGCGGCGATGGTTTTCTTACTCTGCTGAATCAGACCCTGGAGGAAGCGATGATGGGCCAAGGATTCTCGCAAGTCTTCCTCAACAATATTGTCACACCCATCACGCGTGTCAACTACGGCCAGAGCGTCCGCATCAATGGTCTCGTGG GGGCCGTGTCATTAGCAGGAGCCGATCCAGGCTTGTGGGCGGTAGATGGAGGCAATAAGCGAGTGTGCTCTGGACTCCTGTACCACAGCAAAAGTGAGCTCGTCCCCGCCAGAGTGACCTCCATCTCATTCAAAGATCGACCATCCAAGACGG gAACCACGACCAGTTTTTATGAGGTTAACTACGTTGGCGAATCGGGCTCGGCACACTCCCTGTACGACATAGTGGTGATCGCTACACCTCTTCACCGGGGGAAGTCTGACATCACCTTCTCGGGCTTCTCTCCCCCGATCCCGTCTCATTATCCCGGACGCTACCACCAGACGGTCTCCACCCTGGTCCACGGCCTGCTGAACACGTCCTACCTGGGGAGCGCCAAGCCAGCTTCGGAGTTTACCGCGTCGGAAATCCTCACCACGGACTCGAAGGACTCCGTCATCAACAGCCTGAGCTCTCTCGACCCCGTGCACGTCCCTCCCGGCTACAAGCGCCCGCCCGCCAGCCAGAGCAACGTCTGGAAGGTGTTCTCCCCGCAGCCGCTGTCCCAGGAGCAGCTGCGGAGCATGTTCCTCAGCTGGGATTCGGTGTCGGAAACTCCGTGGCTGGCTTATCCCTCCTACCGGCCCCCGCAGCGCAATACGCCCCCCTTCATCCTGCACGAGCGGCTGTACTACCTCAACGCCGTGGAGTGGGCGGCGAGCGCCATGGAGATGAGCGCCATCTCCGCCAGGAACGTGGCGCTGCTGGCGCACCACCGCTGGCACCGACAGGTCGGCAACGTCGACCAGGAAGACCTGCACACCCGGCTGAGAAGTGAACTCTGA